The following are from one region of the Mycolicibacterium helvum genome:
- a CDS encoding TetR/AcrR family transcriptional regulator, translating into MTGTERRRQLIDVARTLFAERGYEGTSIEEIAQRANVSKPVVYEHFGGKEGLYAVVVDREMSALLDGITSSLTNNRSRVRVERVALALLTYVEERTDGFRILIRDSPAAISTGTYSSLLNDAVSQVSSILAGDFARRGLDPGLAPLYAQALVGSVSMTAQWWLDTREPKKEMVAAHLVNLMWNGLTHLEADPQIEGE; encoded by the coding sequence ATGACCGGTACCGAACGTCGCCGCCAGCTGATCGACGTGGCCCGCACACTGTTCGCCGAACGCGGCTACGAGGGCACTTCTATCGAGGAGATCGCCCAGCGCGCCAACGTCTCCAAACCGGTGGTCTACGAGCATTTCGGCGGCAAAGAGGGTCTGTACGCGGTGGTGGTCGACCGCGAGATGTCGGCCTTGCTCGACGGCATCACCTCCTCGCTGACCAACAACCGGTCCCGGGTGCGCGTCGAACGGGTGGCGCTGGCCCTGCTGACCTACGTCGAGGAGCGCACCGACGGCTTCCGCATCCTGATCCGTGACTCACCCGCCGCGATCAGCACCGGCACCTACTCCAGCCTGCTCAACGATGCGGTCAGCCAGGTGTCGTCGATCCTGGCCGGCGATTTCGCCCGCCGCGGGCTCGACCCCGGATTGGCCCCGCTGTACGCCCAGGCCTTGGTCGGCTCGGTCTCGATGACCGCGCAATGGTGGCTGGACACTCGAGAGCCGAAGAAAGAAATGGTCGCCGCGCATCTGGTGAACCTGATGTGGAACGGGCTGACCCACCTGGAAGCGGATCCGCAGATAGAGGGTGAGTAG
- a CDS encoding LpqN/LpqT family lipoprotein has protein sequence MTVAACGSTPPDYSSVWTTPATTTAPPTTSGKPQPIAEYLYGVGVTGEQIPLDKLTDITVTLPRPPGWTKYSNSNFSPGTEVIAKNNTYPTAMVIVFKLSGNFDVGEALKHAGADAEMSQNFTKLNASNADFDGFPSSMIEGSYDLNGKRLHSYNRVVIPVTPAPAFQRYLVQLTVTTLADQAAAASDDVEAIIKGFTVALK, from the coding sequence ATGACCGTGGCGGCGTGCGGTTCGACGCCGCCGGACTATTCCTCGGTATGGACCACACCGGCGACGACGACGGCGCCCCCCACCACCTCGGGCAAGCCGCAGCCGATCGCCGAATATCTCTACGGCGTTGGGGTTACCGGCGAGCAGATTCCGCTGGACAAGCTCACCGACATCACCGTGACGCTGCCACGTCCGCCTGGCTGGACCAAGTACTCGAACTCGAACTTCTCCCCAGGCACCGAAGTGATCGCCAAGAACAACACCTATCCGACGGCGATGGTGATCGTGTTCAAGTTGAGCGGCAACTTCGACGTGGGCGAGGCGCTCAAGCACGCCGGCGCCGATGCCGAGATGTCGCAGAACTTCACCAAGCTCAACGCCTCCAACGCCGATTTCGATGGCTTCCCGTCCTCGATGATCGAGGGCAGCTACGACCTCAACGGCAAGCGCCTGCATTCCTACAACCGGGTGGTGATCCCGGTGACCCCGGCGCCGGCCTTCCAGCGCTATCTGGTGCAGCTGACGGTGACGACGCTGGCCGATCAAGCCGCCGCCGCATCCGACGATGTCGAGGCAATCATCAAGGGCTTCACTGTCGCCCTCAAGTAG
- the mfd gene encoding transcription-repair coupling factor yields MTAPGHPHVQTPIAGLVDLALTAPAFVELAQRATERPEELSLVGPASAQLYAACALARGAPLLVVTATGREADDLTAELRGVFGDAAVMFPSWETLPHERLSPGVDTVGARLMVLYRLAHPDDRRLGPALRVVVTTARSLLQPMAPDLADIEPVTLYVGAEFDFDALVARLVELAYSRVDMVGKRGEFAVRGGILDVFPPTAEHPVRVEFWGDEITEIRMFAVADQRSIPEIEVGTVVAVPCRELLLTDEVRARATKLIETRPLDDNHITGSVGEMLAKIAEGIPVDGMEALQPVLRPDELALLIDHLPADTPLLICDPEKVRTRAADLIATGREFLEATWSVAAIGGDAPIDVEQLGGSGFRDLEDVREAARASNHPWWTLSQLAAEDAIELEVRTAPSARGQQSTVDEIFAMLRAHVLTGGYGAVVAPGTGTAHRVVEQLGERDIPAGMLEPGEAPKQGVVGVLRGPLHDGIIVPGANLVVITETDLTGNRVAAPEGKRLAAKRRNTVDPLALTAGDLVVHDQHGIGRFVEMVERTVGGARREYLVLEYGSSKRGQGADKLFVPMDSLDQLSRYVGGQEPSLSRLGGSDWTNTKTKARKAVREIASELVALYAKRQAAPGHAFGPDTPWQAEMEDAFGFTETIDQLTAIQEVKADMEKPVPMDRVICGDVGYGKTEIAVRAAFKAVQDGKQVAVLVPTTLLADQHLQTFTARTAGFPVTVKGLSRFTDPSESRAVVEGMADGSVDIVIGTHRLLQTAVRWKDLGLVIVDEEQRFGVEHKEHIKALRSHVDVLTMSATPIPRTLEMSLAGIREMSTILTPPEERYPVLTYVGPHDDKQVTAALRRELLRDGQVFYIHNRVASIDSAAARIRQLVPEARVVVAHGQMPEEQLERTVEGFWNREYDILVCTTIVETGLDISNANTLIVERADTFGLSQLHQLRGRVGRSRERGYAYFLYPKEMPLTETAYDRLATIAQNNELGAGMAVAMKDLEIRGAGNVLGVEQSGHVAGVGFDLYVRLVGEAVEAYRAAADGQTVTTAEEPKDVRLELPVDAHLPPEYIASDRLRLEAYRRLAAATDDAGIASVVEELTDRYGPLPEPAQRLLAVARLRMLCRGYGVTEVAATGSGSATTIRVSPLTLPDSAQLRLKRVYPGAGYRATTSTVQVPIPRSGSGVGAPRIRDLELVQMVADLLLALDGQPQGTVDITTFTPAGAQKGERR; encoded by the coding sequence ATGACCGCACCGGGGCACCCGCATGTCCAGACCCCGATAGCGGGGCTGGTCGATTTGGCGCTCACCGCGCCGGCTTTCGTCGAACTCGCGCAGCGCGCCACCGAGCGTCCCGAAGAGCTCAGCCTGGTCGGCCCGGCCAGTGCACAGTTGTATGCCGCGTGCGCGCTGGCCCGCGGCGCGCCGCTGCTCGTGGTGACCGCAACGGGGCGCGAGGCCGACGACCTGACCGCCGAACTGCGCGGTGTGTTCGGCGACGCGGCCGTGATGTTTCCGTCCTGGGAGACGCTGCCCCACGAGCGGCTGTCTCCCGGCGTTGACACTGTGGGTGCGCGCCTGATGGTGCTGTACCGGCTGGCGCACCCCGACGACCGCCGGCTGGGGCCGGCACTGCGTGTGGTGGTGACGACGGCACGTTCGCTGCTGCAGCCGATGGCCCCGGACTTGGCCGATATCGAGCCGGTGACTCTGTACGTCGGCGCCGAGTTCGATTTCGACGCCCTGGTGGCGCGCCTGGTCGAGCTGGCCTACTCCCGCGTCGACATGGTCGGCAAACGCGGTGAATTCGCCGTCCGCGGCGGCATTCTCGATGTGTTCCCGCCGACCGCCGAACATCCGGTCCGGGTGGAGTTCTGGGGCGACGAGATCACCGAGATACGGATGTTCGCCGTCGCCGACCAACGCTCGATCCCCGAGATCGAGGTCGGCACGGTGGTCGCGGTGCCCTGCCGTGAGCTGCTGCTGACCGACGAGGTGCGAGCCCGTGCCACCAAGCTCATCGAGACGCGCCCGCTCGACGACAACCACATCACCGGCAGCGTCGGAGAGATGCTCGCCAAGATCGCCGAGGGCATCCCGGTCGACGGAATGGAGGCGCTGCAGCCGGTGCTACGCCCCGACGAGCTCGCCCTGCTCATCGACCATCTGCCGGCTGATACCCCGCTGCTGATCTGCGACCCGGAGAAGGTGCGCACCCGCGCGGCCGACCTGATCGCGACCGGGCGCGAGTTCCTAGAGGCGACGTGGTCGGTCGCCGCCATCGGCGGTGACGCCCCGATCGACGTCGAGCAGCTCGGCGGTTCCGGCTTCCGTGATCTCGAGGACGTCCGCGAGGCGGCCCGGGCGAGCAACCACCCCTGGTGGACGTTGAGTCAGCTTGCCGCTGAGGACGCCATCGAACTAGAGGTCCGCACCGCCCCGTCGGCGCGCGGCCAGCAGAGCACCGTCGATGAGATCTTCGCGATGCTGCGCGCCCACGTTCTCACCGGCGGGTATGGCGCGGTTGTGGCCCCCGGCACCGGCACCGCCCACCGCGTCGTCGAGCAACTCGGCGAACGCGACATCCCGGCGGGGATGCTCGAGCCGGGTGAGGCGCCCAAACAAGGGGTGGTGGGCGTCCTTCGGGGCCCGCTGCACGACGGCATCATCGTGCCCGGCGCCAACCTCGTGGTCATCACCGAGACAGACCTGACCGGCAACCGGGTGGCCGCCCCCGAAGGCAAGCGGCTGGCCGCCAAGCGCCGCAACACCGTTGACCCGCTGGCACTGACCGCCGGCGACCTGGTGGTTCACGACCAGCACGGCATCGGCCGGTTCGTCGAAATGGTCGAGCGCACCGTGGGCGGTGCGCGCCGCGAGTACCTGGTGTTGGAGTACGGGTCGAGTAAGCGCGGCCAGGGAGCCGACAAACTGTTCGTGCCGATGGACTCGCTGGATCAGCTGTCGCGCTACGTCGGTGGCCAGGAACCCAGCCTGAGCCGCCTCGGCGGCAGCGACTGGACGAACACGAAAACCAAGGCGCGCAAGGCGGTTCGTGAGATCGCCAGCGAGCTGGTGGCGCTCTACGCCAAGCGGCAGGCCGCGCCCGGGCACGCCTTCGGGCCGGACACCCCGTGGCAGGCCGAGATGGAGGATGCGTTCGGGTTCACCGAGACCATCGACCAGCTCACCGCGATCCAAGAGGTCAAGGCCGACATGGAGAAGCCGGTGCCGATGGACCGGGTGATCTGCGGTGACGTCGGTTACGGCAAGACCGAGATCGCGGTGCGGGCGGCGTTCAAGGCCGTGCAGGACGGCAAGCAGGTCGCCGTCCTGGTGCCCACCACGCTGCTGGCCGACCAGCATCTGCAGACGTTCACCGCCCGGACGGCCGGCTTCCCGGTGACGGTGAAGGGCCTGTCGCGATTCACCGACCCCAGCGAGTCCCGCGCGGTCGTCGAGGGCATGGCCGACGGCAGTGTCGACATCGTGATCGGCACCCACCGGCTGCTGCAGACCGCCGTGCGGTGGAAGGACCTCGGCCTGGTGATCGTCGATGAGGAGCAGCGTTTCGGCGTCGAGCACAAGGAACACATCAAGGCGCTGCGCAGCCACGTCGACGTGCTCACCATGAGCGCCACCCCGATCCCGCGCACCCTGGAGATGAGCCTGGCCGGCATCCGGGAGATGTCGACCATTCTCACCCCGCCCGAGGAGCGTTACCCGGTGCTGACCTACGTCGGCCCGCACGACGACAAGCAGGTCACCGCCGCGCTTCGCCGCGAGTTGCTGCGTGACGGGCAGGTCTTCTACATCCATAACAGGGTCGCCAGTATCGACAGCGCCGCGGCCCGGATCAGGCAGCTGGTTCCCGAGGCGCGGGTGGTGGTCGCGCACGGCCAGATGCCCGAAGAACAGCTGGAGCGCACCGTCGAGGGCTTCTGGAACCGCGAGTACGACATCCTGGTCTGCACCACGATCGTCGAAACCGGTCTGGACATTTCCAACGCCAACACCCTGATCGTCGAACGTGCCGACACCTTCGGCCTATCCCAGCTACACCAGTTGCGCGGGCGGGTCGGGCGCAGCCGCGAGCGGGGCTATGCCTACTTCCTCTACCCCAAGGAAATGCCGCTCACCGAGACCGCCTACGACCGGCTGGCCACCATCGCGCAGAACAACGAGCTTGGCGCGGGAATGGCAGTGGCCATGAAGGACTTGGAGATTCGCGGCGCCGGCAATGTGCTCGGCGTCGAGCAGTCCGGTCACGTCGCCGGCGTCGGGTTCGACCTGTACGTCCGGCTGGTGGGCGAGGCCGTCGAGGCGTACCGAGCCGCTGCCGACGGACAGACGGTCACCACGGCTGAAGAACCCAAGGACGTTCGGCTCGAGCTACCCGTCGACGCGCACCTGCCGCCGGAGTACATCGCCAGTGACCGGCTGCGGCTGGAGGCCTATCGCCGGCTGGCCGCCGCCACCGACGACGCGGGCATCGCCTCGGTCGTGGAGGAACTGACCGACCGCTACGGGCCGCTGCCCGAACCCGCGCAGCGGCTGCTGGCGGTGGCCCGTCTGCGCATGCTGTGCCGCGGCTATGGGGTGACTGAAGTGGCCGCAACCGGGAGTGGTTCTGCCACAACGATTCGGGTGTCGCCGCTGACGCTGCCCGACTCTGCGCAGTTGCGCCTGAAGCGGGTGTATCCCGGTGCCGGCTATCGGGCGACGACCTCGACGGTGCAGGTGCCGATCCCGCGGTCGGGCAGCGGTGTCGGCGCACCGCGGATCCGTGACCTGGAATTGGTGCAGATGGTCGCCGATCTGCTGCTCGCACTTGACGGACAGCCGCAGGGCACGGTTGATATAACCACCTTCACACCCGCTGGCGCGCAGAAGGGAGAGCGGCGGTGA
- the arsC gene encoding arsenate reductase (glutaredoxin) (This arsenate reductase requires both glutathione and glutaredoxin to convert arsenate to arsenite, after which the efflux transporter formed by ArsA and ArsB can extrude the arsenite from the cell, providing resistance.): MSSTIYHNPRCSTSRKTLDLLRTNGIEPKVVEYLKTPPSRAEIAKLIADAGIDVRAGVRKRESLYTELNLAEASDDELLDAMAANPILIERPFVVTPKGTRLARPIESVQEIL, encoded by the coding sequence TTGTCCAGCACCATCTATCACAATCCACGTTGCAGTACCTCCCGTAAGACCCTGGACCTGCTGCGCACCAACGGCATTGAGCCCAAGGTTGTCGAGTACCTGAAGACGCCGCCGTCGCGCGCCGAGATCGCCAAGCTGATCGCCGACGCCGGCATCGATGTGCGCGCGGGCGTACGCAAGCGGGAATCGCTCTACACCGAGCTGAATCTCGCCGAGGCAAGCGATGACGAGCTGCTGGACGCCATGGCGGCCAACCCGATCCTCATCGAGCGTCCGTTCGTGGTGACTCCCAAAGGCACCCGCCTGGCCCGGCCGATCGAATCGGTCCAAGAAATTCTGTGA
- a CDS encoding oxidoreductase translates to MSWSAADLPSFAGRTVIVTGANSGLGLVTARELARVGAHVILACRNESKGAEAAATMTGDVEVRSLDLQDLASIKEFADGVQNADVLINNAGIMAVPYAVTKDGFESQIGTNHLGHFALTNLLLPKITDRVVTVSSFMHLLGKISLKDLNWKARPYSAWLAYGQSKLANLQFTSELQRRLDVAGSTVKSHAAHPGYSATNLQGQTGNRLGTRIWDTGNALLATSADFGARQTLYAASQALPGNSFIGPKFAMRGQTGQSPRSPLASNQTTAKALWRLSEQLTAIEFPL, encoded by the coding sequence ATGAGTTGGTCCGCTGCAGATTTGCCGTCGTTCGCCGGACGCACCGTCATCGTCACCGGAGCCAACAGCGGGTTGGGTCTGGTCACCGCGCGAGAGCTCGCGCGCGTCGGCGCACACGTCATCCTGGCGTGCCGCAACGAGAGCAAGGGCGCCGAAGCCGCCGCAACCATGACCGGCGATGTCGAGGTGCGCAGTCTCGATCTGCAGGATCTGGCCTCGATCAAGGAATTCGCGGACGGCGTGCAGAACGCCGACGTGCTGATCAACAACGCCGGCATCATGGCCGTCCCGTACGCCGTGACCAAAGACGGTTTCGAGAGCCAGATCGGCACCAACCACCTGGGCCACTTCGCGCTGACCAACCTGCTGCTGCCGAAGATCACCGATCGCGTGGTCACGGTGTCGTCGTTCATGCATCTGCTGGGCAAGATCAGCCTCAAGGACCTGAACTGGAAGGCCAGGCCCTACTCGGCGTGGCTGGCTTACGGCCAGTCCAAGCTGGCCAACCTGCAATTCACCAGCGAACTGCAGAGGCGCCTGGACGTGGCCGGCTCGACGGTGAAGTCCCACGCCGCTCATCCCGGCTACTCGGCCACCAACTTGCAGGGTCAGACCGGCAACCGGCTGGGCACCAGGATCTGGGACACCGGCAATGCGCTACTGGCCACCAGCGCCGACTTCGGCGCCCGCCAGACGCTGTACGCGGCCAGCCAGGCCCTGCCGGGCAACAGCTTCATCGGACCCAAGTTCGCCATGCGAGGGCAGACCGGCCAGTCACCGCGCAGTCCGCTGGCCAGCAATCAGACC
- a CDS encoding ribose-phosphate diphosphokinase: MGTDWTDNRKNLMLFSGRAHPELAEQVAKELDIEVTAQTARDFANGEIFVRFDESVRGCDAFVLQSHPAPLNKWLMEQLIMIDALKRGSAKRITAILPFYPYARQDKKHRGREPISARLVADLYKTAGADRIVTVDLHTDQIQGFFDGPVDHMRAQPLLTGYIRDNYNCEDVVVVSPDSGRVRVAEKWADALGGTPLAFIHKTRDPKVPNQVVSNRVVGDVAGKTCVLTDDMIDTGGTIAGAVKLLHNDGARDVIIAATHGVLSDPARERLADSGAREIIVTNTLPIDEAKRFPQLTVLSIAPLLARTIRAVFENGSVTGLFDGDA, from the coding sequence GTGGGCACGGACTGGACCGACAACCGCAAAAATCTGATGCTCTTCTCGGGCCGAGCGCACCCGGAGCTGGCCGAACAGGTCGCCAAGGAGCTCGACATCGAGGTCACTGCGCAGACCGCACGAGACTTCGCCAATGGTGAGATCTTCGTCCGCTTCGACGAATCGGTGCGCGGCTGCGACGCTTTCGTCCTGCAGTCCCATCCCGCGCCGCTGAACAAGTGGCTGATGGAACAGCTGATCATGATCGACGCGCTCAAGCGCGGCAGCGCCAAGCGGATCACCGCGATCCTGCCGTTTTACCCGTACGCCCGCCAGGACAAGAAGCACCGCGGCCGCGAACCGATCTCGGCCCGCCTGGTCGCCGATCTCTACAAGACCGCCGGCGCCGACCGCATCGTCACCGTTGACCTGCACACCGACCAGATTCAGGGCTTCTTCGACGGCCCGGTCGACCACATGCGGGCCCAGCCGCTGCTGACCGGTTACATCAGAGACAACTACAACTGCGAGGACGTCGTCGTGGTCTCGCCGGACTCCGGCCGGGTGCGGGTCGCCGAGAAGTGGGCCGACGCGCTGGGTGGCACACCGCTGGCGTTCATCCACAAGACCCGCGACCCGAAGGTACCCAACCAGGTGGTGTCCAACCGGGTCGTCGGGGACGTGGCGGGCAAGACCTGTGTGTTGACCGACGACATGATCGACACCGGCGGCACCATCGCCGGCGCGGTCAAGCTGCTGCACAACGACGGCGCCCGCGACGTCATCATCGCCGCCACCCACGGCGTGCTGTCGGACCCGGCCCGCGAGCGACTGGCCGACAGCGGTGCGCGCGAAATCATCGTCACCAACACCCTGCCGATCGATGAGGCCAAGCGGTTCCCGCAGCTGACGGTGCTGTCCATCGCGCCCCTACTGGCCCGGACTATCCGCGCAGTCTTTGAAAACGGTTCGGTGACAGGCCTTTTCGATGGAGATGCGTAG
- the glmU gene encoding bifunctional UDP-N-acetylglucosamine diphosphorylase/glucosamine-1-phosphate N-acetyltransferase GlmU, which yields MRSDTPKVLHTLGGRSMLSHALHAVARVAPQHLVVVLGKDRDRIGPVVTGLADELGRAVGIAVQEQQLGTGHAVLCGLSGLPADFAGTVVVTSGDVPLLDAETLAELIAIHRGQRAAATIVTTTLPNATGYGRILRTQDGEVIAIVEETDATPQQRAIREVNAGVYAFDIGELRSALSRLSADNAQHELYLTDVISILRADHRVVHAKHVDDAALVAGVNDRVQLSELARELNRRVVAAHQRAGVTVVDPLTTWIDVDVEIGPDTVIAPGTQLLGATSIGSGCTIGPDTTLTTMEIGDGATVIRTHAELSVIGDRATVGPFTYLRPGTQLGVAGKLGTFVETKNAVIGAGTKVPHLTYVGDADIGEYSNIGASSVFVNYDGENKSRTTIGSHVRTGSDTMFVAPVTVGDGAYTGAGTVLRDDVPPGALAVSAGPQRNIEDWVQRKRPGSAAAQAAAKAKQAASDAATQ from the coding sequence ATGCGCTCTGACACCCCCAAGGTCTTGCACACCCTTGGCGGGCGCAGCATGCTCTCGCACGCCCTTCACGCGGTGGCGAGGGTCGCTCCCCAGCACCTGGTGGTCGTGCTCGGCAAGGACCGCGACCGCATCGGCCCAGTCGTCACCGGGCTGGCCGACGAATTGGGCCGCGCCGTCGGGATCGCAGTACAGGAACAGCAGCTGGGCACCGGGCACGCGGTGCTGTGCGGCCTGTCCGGGCTGCCCGCGGATTTCGCCGGCACCGTCGTCGTGACGTCGGGGGACGTGCCGCTGCTGGACGCCGAGACCCTGGCCGAGCTGATCGCCATCCATCGCGGCCAACGCGCGGCGGCGACCATCGTGACCACGACGCTGCCCAACGCGACCGGGTACGGCCGGATCCTGCGTACCCAGGACGGCGAGGTCATCGCCATCGTGGAGGAAACCGACGCCACCCCGCAGCAGCGCGCCATCCGCGAGGTCAACGCCGGTGTCTACGCCTTCGACATCGGCGAACTGCGGTCGGCGCTGAGCCGGCTGTCGGCCGACAACGCCCAGCACGAGCTTTACCTGACCGACGTCATCTCGATCCTGCGAGCCGACCATCGCGTCGTGCACGCCAAGCACGTCGACGACGCGGCCCTGGTTGCCGGGGTCAACGACCGGGTCCAGCTCTCGGAGCTGGCCCGCGAACTCAACCGCCGGGTGGTGGCCGCCCATCAGCGCGCCGGCGTCACCGTCGTCGACCCGCTGACCACCTGGATCGACGTCGACGTCGAGATCGGACCCGACACCGTCATCGCCCCCGGCACCCAGCTGCTCGGCGCCACCTCGATCGGCTCCGGCTGCACCATCGGCCCGGACACCACGCTCACCACGATGGAGATCGGCGACGGCGCCACGGTTATCCGCACCCACGCCGAGCTGTCGGTGATCGGCGACCGGGCCACGGTCGGCCCGTTCACCTACCTGCGCCCCGGCACCCAACTCGGGGTGGCCGGCAAGCTCGGGACGTTCGTCGAGACCAAGAACGCGGTCATCGGGGCAGGCACCAAGGTGCCGCACCTGACCTACGTGGGCGACGCCGACATCGGCGAGTACAGCAACATCGGCGCGTCCAGCGTGTTCGTCAACTACGACGGCGAGAACAAGAGCCGCACCACCATCGGCTCACACGTGCGCACCGGCTCGGACACCATGTTCGTCGCCCCGGTCACCGTCGGCGACGGCGCCTACACGGGCGCGGGCACGGTACTGCGCGACGATGTGCCGCCCGGCGCGCTGGCAGTGTCGGCCGGGCCGCAGCGCAATATCGAGGACTGGGTGCAGCGCAAGCGGCCCGGCAGTGCGGCGGCGCAGGCCGCCGCCAAGGCCAAACAGGCCGCATCGGACGCCGCAACGCAGTGA
- the efeB gene encoding iron uptake transporter deferrochelatase/peroxidase subunit has product MSSLPSNADGDPQLTQPAQPASPGLSRRKLFGAAGVTAAVVGAAGAGALAGRASAADSHTGGLDKPVPFRGEHQAGIVTPAQDRMHFATFDVTTDSKADIVAMLKEWTGMAERMTAGEEAVRDGAIGLNPYAPPADTGEALGLPPSQLTLTIGFGPTFFLKDGKDRFGIAGLKPQLLENLPKFPNETMDPARCGGDIVVQACANDPQVAVHAIRNLARVGFGTVAVRYSQLGFGRTSSTTREQATPRNLFGFKDGTNNIKSDETDTLNQQVWVEKGDGPDWMTGGSYMISRRIRMRIESWDRTTLLEQERVIGRQKGSGAPNGLTQEFEELNLDLVDNKNTPLIDVNAHVRLASHQHLNGIRILRRGYNFTDGSDGFGHLDAGLFFIAFVRNPVTQFIPMQMELARRDALNEYITHNGSAIFAIPPGLRDGDYWGSTLLG; this is encoded by the coding sequence GTGTCATCGCTCCCCAGTAACGCCGACGGCGATCCGCAGCTGACCCAGCCGGCTCAGCCCGCATCGCCCGGCTTATCTCGACGCAAGCTCTTCGGCGCCGCTGGTGTGACGGCCGCGGTGGTCGGCGCGGCCGGCGCCGGGGCGCTGGCCGGGCGGGCGTCGGCGGCCGACTCGCATACCGGTGGGCTGGACAAGCCGGTGCCGTTCCGCGGCGAACACCAGGCCGGGATCGTGACCCCCGCCCAGGATCGGATGCACTTCGCCACGTTCGACGTCACCACCGACTCCAAGGCCGACATCGTCGCCATGCTCAAAGAGTGGACTGGCATGGCCGAGCGAATGACCGCCGGTGAAGAAGCCGTGCGCGACGGTGCCATCGGGCTCAATCCCTATGCGCCGCCGGCGGATACCGGCGAGGCGCTGGGCCTGCCGCCGTCTCAGCTGACGCTGACCATCGGGTTCGGCCCGACGTTCTTCCTCAAGGACGGTAAGGACCGTTTCGGAATCGCCGGCCTCAAGCCGCAGCTGCTGGAGAACCTGCCGAAGTTCCCCAACGAGACGATGGACCCGGCCCGCTGCGGCGGCGATATCGTCGTGCAGGCGTGCGCCAACGACCCCCAGGTGGCGGTGCACGCCATCCGCAACCTGGCCCGGGTCGGCTTCGGCACGGTGGCTGTGCGCTACTCCCAGCTGGGGTTCGGCCGCACCTCGTCGACCACCCGCGAGCAGGCCACCCCGCGAAACCTGTTCGGGTTCAAAGACGGAACCAACAACATCAAGTCCGACGAAACCGACACCCTCAACCAGCAGGTATGGGTGGAGAAAGGCGACGGGCCGGACTGGATGACCGGCGGCAGCTACATGATCAGCCGACGCATCCGGATGCGCATCGAGTCTTGGGACCGCACAACGCTTCTCGAGCAGGAGCGGGTCATCGGCCGGCAGAAGGGCAGCGGCGCACCCAACGGGCTGACTCAGGAGTTCGAGGAGCTCAACCTCGATCTCGTCGACAACAAGAACACCCCGTTGATCGACGTCAACGCCCACGTGCGGCTGGCATCGCATCAGCACCTCAACGGGATCCGGATCCTACGCCGCGGCTACAACTTCACCGACGGCTCCGACGGATTCGGGCACCTGGACGCCGGGCTGTTCTTCATCGCATTCGTACGGAATCCGGTGACCCAGTTCATCCCGATGCAGATGGAACTGGCCCGCCGCGATGCGCTCAACGAGTACATCACCCACAACGGCAGCGCGATCTTCGCCATCCCACCGGGGCTGCGCGACGGCGACTACTGGGGTTCGACGCTGCTCGGCTGA